The following are encoded in a window of Numida meleagris isolate 19003 breed g44 Domestic line chromosome 9, NumMel1.0, whole genome shotgun sequence genomic DNA:
- the HMG20A gene encoding high mobility group protein 20A has translation MENLVAGSTLPPLFADEDGSKEGSDITVTGLAHSESSFTGGTSQPVNNPDLVEDLSQVQQLQNESTNTAENTEQKPEEEQQRTKRGGWAKGRKRKKPLRDSNAPKSPLTGYVRFMNERREQLRAKRPEVPFPEITRMLGNEWSKLPPEEKRRYLDEADRDKERYMRELEQYQKTEAYKVFSRKAQDRQKGKSHRQDGARQPVHDHEKEADTKERSVFDIPIFTEEFLNHSKAREAELRQLRKSNMEFEERNAALQKHVESMRTAVEKLEVDVIQERSRNTVLQQHLETLRQALTTSFAGVPLPGSGETPTMETIDSYMNRLHGIIMANPQENENLIATVRDVVNRLER, from the exons ATTAGCTCATTCGGAGAGTTCATTCACTGGTGGAACTTCGCAGCCTGTGAATAACCCAGATTTGGTGGAGGATTTGTCACAGgttcagcagctgcaaaatgagTCCACtaacactgctgaaaacactgagcagaagcctgaggaggag CAGCAAAGAACTAAACGAGGAGGCTGGGccaaagggagaaagaggaagaaacctCTTAGGGACAGCAATGCCCCCAAGTCCCCCCTCACAGGGTACGTGCGATTCATGAATGAGCGTAGGGAGCAGCTTCGAGCGAAGAGGCCCGAAGTCCCGTTCCCAGAGATCACCAGGATGCTGGGCAATGAGTGGAGCAAACTTCCTCCCGAGGAGAAACGG cGATACCTTGATGAAGCAGATAGAGATAAGGAGCGTTATATGCGGGAACTGGAGCAGTATCAGAAGACTGAAGCCTACAAAGTCTTCAGCAGGAAAGCACAGGACAGACAAAAAGGCAAATCACACCGACAAG atgGAGCAAGACAGCCAGTACATGATCATGAG AAAGAAGCAGACACGAAAGAGAGATCAGTCTTCGATATCCCAATATTCACAGAAGAATTTCTGAATCATAGTAAAG CACGCGAAGCCGAGCTGCGACAGCTGCGTAAATCCAACATGGAGTTCGAGGAGAGgaatgctgctctgcagaaacatGTGGAGAGTATGCGTACGGCAGTGGAGAAACTGGAGGTGGATGTCATACAAGAGCGTAGCCgcaacacagtgctgcagcagcatttaGAGACCTTGCGGCAAGCGCTGACGACCAGCTTTGCCGGAGTCCCGCTACCAG GTAGCGGGGAAACACCCACGATGGAAACTATTGATTCCTACATGAATAGGCTGCACGGGATTATTATGGCCAACCCCCAGGAGAACGAGAACCTCATAGCCACGGTCCGGGATGTGGTAAACAGACTCGAACGCTAG